Proteins from a genomic interval of Treponema brennaborense DSM 12168:
- a CDS encoding galactose/methyl galactoside ABC transporter permease MglC, which yields MSEKFDVSEVKSLDEDTKLQEYTETLHNLRKDGVNKIISLKQEIATLKKNKMVDVADKEKIIGEYKRQIAAAKKVAAANRSEENRLVKESVAYANALSDVYVNRVVAEENVRLAQLKKEHVAELAAIKDEAIAAERKIRDSYAGKTSRADRAALKDDIAVRRYEMKSELFDAKSRYSSSVERCKDAKNQAFIDHVQKNRNLRNGKTKFSEDIVLNIKDYVYKFKMSKFFLDNGLYLAILVFFIVCIVLAPLSGNGNLLSLPNIFTILEQSSTRMFYALGVAGLILLAGTDLSVGRMVALGAVVTGLILHPGMNIVTFFNMGPWNFVAIPMAVRVLMALSISVVLCVLFSSFAGVFSARLKIHPFISTLATQLIIYGLLFFGTSGTPVGSIDAGIKDVFGGRWIMGVLNGELITFPKLIIPAVIAIIVAWFIWNKTTFGKNMYAVGGNSEAASVSGISVFKVTMGVFIMAGIFYGFGAFFEAFKANASAGTGQGYELDAIAACVVGGISFNGGIGKIGGAVLGVIIFTGLTYCLTFLGIDTNLQFVFKGFIIIAAVALDSVKYLKRK from the coding sequence ATGAGTGAAAAATTTGATGTTTCGGAAGTAAAATCACTGGATGAAGATACGAAACTGCAGGAATATACGGAGACGCTCCATAACCTGCGGAAAGACGGCGTCAATAAGATCATCTCGTTAAAACAGGAAATCGCCACGCTTAAAAAGAATAAGATGGTCGACGTTGCCGATAAGGAAAAGATTATCGGGGAATATAAACGGCAGATCGCCGCCGCCAAGAAAGTGGCTGCGGCGAACCGTTCCGAGGAAAATCGGCTGGTAAAAGAATCCGTTGCGTATGCGAACGCCTTGTCCGACGTATACGTAAATCGGGTCGTTGCGGAAGAAAACGTGCGATTGGCTCAGCTTAAAAAGGAGCATGTTGCCGAACTCGCCGCCATAAAAGACGAAGCGATTGCCGCGGAGCGGAAAATCCGCGATTCCTACGCGGGAAAAACGTCTAGAGCGGATCGCGCCGCTTTAAAGGACGATATCGCCGTCCGCCGCTACGAAATGAAGTCCGAACTGTTCGATGCGAAAAGCCGGTATTCGTCTTCCGTTGAACGCTGCAAAGATGCAAAAAATCAGGCGTTCATCGATCACGTGCAGAAAAACAGAAATCTGCGCAACGGAAAGACGAAATTTTCCGAAGACATCGTGCTGAACATTAAAGATTACGTGTACAAGTTCAAGATGTCGAAGTTTTTTCTTGACAACGGACTGTATCTTGCGATTTTGGTATTTTTCATCGTTTGTATCGTTTTGGCTCCGCTTTCCGGCAACGGAAATCTGCTGTCGCTGCCGAATATCTTTACGATTCTGGAACAGTCTTCCACCCGTATGTTCTACGCGCTCGGCGTTGCGGGACTGATTCTGCTTGCCGGTACGGACTTGAGCGTCGGACGCATGGTCGCCTTGGGCGCCGTCGTAACGGGGCTGATTCTGCATCCGGGCATGAACATCGTTACGTTCTTCAATATGGGACCGTGGAATTTCGTCGCAATCCCGATGGCGGTTCGCGTTCTGATGGCGCTGTCCATTTCCGTCGTATTGTGCGTTCTGTTCAGTTCTTTTGCCGGCGTGTTTTCCGCCCGGCTGAAAATACATCCGTTCATTTCGACGCTCGCGACGCAGCTTATCATTTACGGTTTGCTGTTTTTCGGAACGAGCGGTACGCCGGTCGGTTCCATCGACGCCGGTATCAAAGACGTGTTCGGCGGCCGCTGGATTATGGGCGTGCTGAACGGAGAGTTGATCACGTTCCCGAAACTGATCATTCCGGCCGTTATCGCGATTATCGTCGCCTGGTTTATCTGGAACAAAACGACGTTCGGCAAGAACATGTACGCGGTCGGCGGCAACTCGGAAGCGGCGAGCGTCAGCGGTATCAGCGTGTTCAAAGTAACGATGGGCGTGTTCATCATGGCGGGTATTTTCTACGGTTTCGGTGCGTTTTTTGAAGCGTTCAAGGCGAACGCGAGCGCCGGTACCGGACAGGGATACGAACTCGACGCCATCGCCGCGTGCGTCGTCGGCGGTATTTCGTTCAACGGCGGTATCGGTAAAATCGGCGGCGCGGTACTCGGCGTTATCATCTTTACCGGACTGACGTACTGCTTGACGTTCCTCGGTATCGATACGAACTTGCAGTTTGTGTTCAAGGGCTTCATTATCATTGCAGCCGTTGCGCTCGACAGCGTAAAATATCTGAAACGCAAGTAA
- the eda gene encoding bifunctional 4-hydroxy-2-oxoglutarate aldolase/2-dehydro-3-deoxy-phosphogluconate aldolase, which translates to MDAMHIKMRDIGIIPVVKIDDAAKAVPLAQALTAGGIPAAEVTFRTAAAADAIKAIADACPDMLVGAGTVINVELAKKAIAAGAKFIVSPGFNPAVVDYCIARNVPMIPGVSSPSQIEAGLEKGLTVLKFFPAEQSGGVSMLSALSGPFPQVTFMPTGGISAKNVSDYAKLKNVLACGGSWMVKADMIDAEDWAGITALCKEAVTAIHGFTFAHMGLNSADENDAHETANLFSLFGFTAKEGNSSVFCNTEFEVMKKPFRGTKGHIGLKTWNIERALAYLAQYGFKPVMETASYTGTAGSTPLKVVYLDKEIGGFAVHLIRA; encoded by the coding sequence ATGGATGCAATGCACATAAAAATGCGGGATATCGGAATCATTCCCGTAGTTAAAATCGACGACGCGGCGAAAGCGGTTCCGCTCGCTCAGGCACTGACCGCAGGCGGTATTCCCGCCGCAGAAGTTACGTTCCGGACAGCCGCAGCTGCGGACGCCATCAAAGCTATCGCGGACGCGTGTCCCGATATGCTCGTCGGAGCGGGAACCGTCATCAACGTGGAACTGGCAAAAAAAGCGATCGCCGCCGGTGCAAAATTCATCGTTTCACCGGGATTCAATCCTGCCGTCGTCGATTACTGTATTGCCCGCAACGTACCGATGATTCCCGGCGTTTCAAGTCCGAGTCAGATTGAAGCAGGTCTTGAAAAAGGACTGACCGTACTTAAATTTTTCCCCGCGGAACAGTCCGGCGGCGTTTCCATGCTGAGCGCGCTCTCAGGTCCCTTTCCGCAGGTAACGTTCATGCCCACCGGCGGTATCAGCGCAAAAAACGTGTCCGACTACGCCAAACTGAAAAACGTACTCGCCTGCGGCGGCAGCTGGATGGTCAAAGCCGACATGATAGACGCGGAGGATTGGGCGGGTATCACCGCGCTGTGCAAAGAAGCGGTAACCGCCATTCACGGTTTTACGTTCGCACATATGGGCCTCAATTCGGCTGATGAAAACGACGCGCACGAAACGGCAAACCTGTTCTCACTGTTCGGTTTCACCGCAAAAGAAGGAAACAGTTCCGTTTTCTGCAACACCGAATTCGAAGTGATGAAAAAGCCGTTCCGCGGCACAAAAGGTCACATCGGGCTCAAAACGTGGAATATCGAACGCGCGCTCGCCTATCTGGCGCAGTACGGGTTCAAACCCGTTATGGAAACCGCTTCCTATACGGGTACGGCGGGCAGCACGCCGCTTAAAGTCGTGTACCTTGACAAGGAAATCGGCGGTTTCGCCGTACATCTGATCCGGGCATAG
- a CDS encoding ArsR/SmtB family transcription factor, whose product MLDTNQLQHIKELFIGCQSFFVSLGDEIRQEILLHLIDAGLQGLNVGEIKSKMKLSRPAISHHLKILKQSGIITIRREGTSNYYYISIITRFAQLKELMLSIEEILNDPDVDRELAQISAKN is encoded by the coding sequence ATGTTAGACACCAATCAATTGCAACACATAAAGGAACTGTTCATAGGCTGTCAGTCGTTCTTCGTTTCTTTAGGCGATGAAATACGCCAGGAAATTCTGCTTCATCTGATAGACGCCGGTCTGCAAGGGCTGAACGTCGGTGAAATAAAGTCGAAAATGAAGCTTTCCCGCCCGGCAATTTCCCATCATCTGAAAATCCTCAAACAATCGGGAATCATTACGATCCGCAGGGAAGGAACGTCCAATTATTATTATATCAGCATCATAACACGGTTCGCGCAGCTCAAGGAATTGATGCTTTCTATCGAGGAAATACTCAACGATCCCGACGTAGACCGGGAGCTTGCCCAAATTTCCGCAAAAAACTGA
- the recJ gene encoding single-stranded-DNA-specific exonuclease RecJ, with translation MLCNKKELSKEVVHELHKRFACDPLAASILARRGITTGEDIQYYLENDVRYLHSPFLFSAMEDAVDRILSAKDDGEKVLIFGDRDVDGITSTALLYRCLSGMGIDVQWRIPTGDDGYGLSLKAVEEFAADYGTLIITVDCGISNTTEIARAAELSVDVIVTDHHNPPEQLPPATIIINPKLADSGYPFKDISGCAVVYKLVSALRFSRNELYKQEICLLNVRPVNEAYVIECIKTVNMTEKARLTETITPGLVRIENTRLIPFLRGQQICVWDAELQQKQLAKIFGSGIEFNMLDIRNEIADAIPAVRGASLLRIREMSRILRYQDTPASELDGFFNIFVTFMQKKTADGEALRKNQFDLQLVMLAALADIMPLKNENRILVRQGLASINGGVLCPGLTELLARLNLLGKKLSSTDVSWNVVPVLNAAGRLGQPELAVKLFLSEDAKERDEIASRIIQLNKDRRQLGSDAWGYTEKQAYESFERFGRKLVVVVDERIHRGVSGILAANLVKAFNVPAIAVTFVEDGTAVGSMRSTRGYDVTELLAQCGDLFINHGGHNFAAGFSLVKENVVPFTERLAQLSSGIELGENDEKLPQADAEIPHEWLTPDLLKTVDLFEPFGEENPPLFFFSRKLKIIGADILGKTEKKHLKLTLAGGKTKWPALYWSAAERLGTDFNVGDTVDVLYQVNRNTFNGMETAQLIINALEKSR, from the coding sequence ATGCTTTGTAACAAAAAAGAACTCTCAAAAGAAGTGGTGCACGAATTGCACAAGCGGTTTGCTTGTGATCCGCTCGCCGCTTCCATTTTAGCCCGGCGCGGTATCACGACCGGTGAAGATATCCAGTATTATCTGGAAAACGACGTGCGGTATCTGCACAGTCCGTTCCTGTTTTCCGCGATGGAAGACGCCGTGGACCGCATTCTGTCCGCAAAGGACGACGGCGAAAAGGTGCTCATATTCGGCGACCGCGACGTGGACGGCATTACCAGCACCGCGCTGTTATATCGTTGTTTGAGCGGTATGGGTATCGACGTACAGTGGCGCATTCCCACCGGCGACGACGGATACGGGCTTTCCCTGAAAGCAGTGGAAGAATTCGCCGCCGATTACGGCACGCTCATCATAACCGTAGACTGCGGTATTTCCAATACGACGGAAATAGCGCGCGCGGCGGAATTGAGTGTCGACGTTATCGTAACCGATCACCACAATCCGCCCGAACAGCTGCCGCCTGCGACGATCATCATAAATCCGAAACTTGCGGATTCCGGTTATCCGTTCAAAGACATTTCAGGCTGCGCCGTCGTGTACAAATTGGTTTCGGCGCTGCGTTTTTCCCGAAACGAATTATACAAGCAGGAAATCTGCCTGCTGAACGTGCGCCCCGTTAACGAAGCGTACGTCATCGAATGCATAAAAACGGTAAACATGACGGAAAAAGCCCGGCTCACCGAAACGATCACGCCGGGTCTCGTCCGCATCGAAAACACGCGGCTGATTCCCTTTTTGCGCGGTCAGCAGATATGCGTGTGGGATGCCGAACTGCAGCAAAAACAGCTTGCCAAAATATTCGGATCCGGTATCGAATTCAACATGCTCGATATCCGAAACGAAATTGCGGACGCGATTCCGGCCGTCCGCGGAGCCAGCCTGCTGCGTATACGCGAAATGTCGCGCATTCTGCGCTATCAGGACACTCCCGCTTCGGAACTGGACGGCTTTTTCAACATATTCGTTACGTTCATGCAGAAAAAAACCGCCGACGGCGAGGCTCTGCGCAAAAACCAGTTCGACTTGCAGCTGGTTATGCTCGCGGCCCTCGCCGACATCATGCCGCTTAAAAACGAAAACCGCATCCTCGTCCGTCAGGGGCTTGCGTCCATAAACGGCGGCGTTTTATGCCCGGGACTGACGGAACTGCTGGCCCGGCTCAATCTGCTCGGCAAAAAACTGAGCAGCACCGACGTTTCATGGAACGTCGTTCCCGTACTGAACGCGGCGGGACGGCTCGGACAGCCGGAATTGGCGGTAAAACTCTTTTTATCCGAAGATGCGAAGGAACGCGACGAAATCGCTTCCCGAATCATCCAGCTGAACAAAGACCGCCGGCAGCTCGGAAGCGATGCCTGGGGATATACGGAAAAACAGGCGTACGAAAGCTTCGAGCGGTTCGGACGGAAATTGGTCGTCGTCGTGGACGAACGCATCCACCGCGGCGTTTCCGGTATTCTGGCAGCGAATCTGGTCAAAGCGTTCAACGTACCGGCCATAGCCGTAACGTTTGTGGAAGACGGCACCGCCGTCGGTTCCATGCGTTCAACGCGCGGCTACGACGTTACCGAACTGCTCGCCCAATGCGGCGATCTGTTCATCAATCACGGCGGTCACAATTTTGCAGCCGGCTTCAGTTTGGTCAAGGAAAACGTCGTTCCGTTCACGGAGCGGCTCGCACAGTTGTCTTCGGGCATTGAACTTGGAGAAAACGATGAAAAACTACCGCAGGCCGACGCCGAAATTCCGCACGAATGGCTCACACCGGATTTGCTTAAAACCGTGGACTTGTTCGAGCCGTTCGGAGAAGAAAATCCGCCCCTGTTCTTTTTCAGCCGGAAGCTCAAGATTATCGGGGCGGACATTCTGGGAAAAACGGAAAAAAAACATTTGAAACTGACGCTTGCCGGCGGCAAAACGAAATGGCCCGCGCTGTATTGGAGCGCCGCCGAACGGCTGGGAACCGATTTTAACGTCGGCGATACCGTCGACGTTCTGTATCAAGTAAACCGCAATACGTTCAACGGAATGGAAACGGCGCAGCTCATTATCAATGCGCTGGAAAAATCCCGCTAG
- the recO gene encoding DNA repair protein RecO, which produces MSRHSSVSALVLTSRQAGEDNRIITLLSPVLGVFDAMLYGGRKSKLRALVSPWHSGTVWLYTDESKKSIKITDFDPNVFRPSLRENLFKNMAASLATELAVKTKAAGEYGSCWTLVCAFLDGLEFSSEAEGRTGLLRFLWRYLGLLGVKPDADCCVRCGSPLTGTQPDEEGRQAAAESVHNPSGCAIVYSAAENGFICRECTGTSDTGFHIPEDGVRYLQTVDGGEPKAARHCPLTRSAFEQLRLLLFYLVSSAAGGKLKTLESGAGIL; this is translated from the coding sequence ATGTCGCGCCATTCGTCAGTTTCCGCACTCGTGCTGACTTCCCGTCAAGCGGGTGAGGACAACCGTATCATTACGCTGCTCAGTCCGGTACTCGGCGTGTTCGACGCCATGCTCTACGGCGGGCGAAAAAGCAAACTGCGCGCACTCGTTTCGCCGTGGCATTCGGGCACGGTGTGGCTGTATACGGATGAATCGAAAAAAAGCATTAAAATCACCGATTTCGATCCGAATGTGTTCAGACCGTCGCTCAGGGAAAACCTGTTCAAAAACATGGCCGCGTCCCTTGCAACGGAATTGGCCGTCAAAACGAAAGCGGCGGGAGAATACGGCAGTTGCTGGACGCTCGTATGCGCGTTTCTTGACGGATTGGAGTTTTCATCGGAAGCCGAAGGCCGAACGGGATTGCTGCGTTTTTTATGGCGATACCTGGGACTGCTCGGCGTCAAACCGGACGCGGACTGCTGCGTTCGCTGCGGTTCGCCGCTCACCGGCACGCAGCCGGACGAGGAAGGACGGCAGGCAGCTGCGGAATCCGTGCATAATCCGAGCGGATGTGCTATAGTATATTCGGCTGCGGAAAACGGATTTATCTGCCGCGAATGTACCGGTACGTCGGATACCGGTTTTCATATTCCCGAAGACGGCGTGCGGTATTTGCAGACTGTCGACGGCGGCGAACCGAAAGCGGCGCGGCACTGCCCGCTCACCCGCTCCGCGTTCGAACAGCTGCGGCTATTGCTTTTTTATCTTGTTTCGTCGGCAGCCGGCGGCAAGCTTAAAACGCTTGAATCAGGCGCCGGTATTTTATAA
- a CDS encoding class I SAM-dependent rRNA methyltransferase, whose amino-acid sequence MNFPRVFLKSKEETEIRQGFPWVFDNEIAFVKYTDGAGSFQHELKDCSVADGTPVEVYSKSGQFLGTGIINRASKITVRILTPLKPETVFGESCDALKRETLHGERSRTFILERVESAFQARFFFYNKNDSYRLVFAEADLIPGLIAERYCDETGRVFLVVQFLSLSAEVFRDEIIDALRTVCRPFGIYERSDAAVRELEGLEQKKGWIGAEHNPIITIKENGVYLTVDLENGQKTGYFLDQKDNRRVVASLAKGRRVLDTFTHTGAFGLNAVAGGASEVVSVDISAEAVSLVESNIERNKAGHVMKAVCADVFDLLKQYESEGRQFDLIILDPPAFAKSAAKIEKAYGGYKEINLRAMKLLTPGGILVSCSCSHFFDHTVFYDMIMHAAADAHRRVQIFAKRGAGPDHPVLAGYPKSEYLKCALMRVL is encoded by the coding sequence ATGAACTTTCCCCGTGTGTTTTTGAAATCGAAAGAAGAAACCGAAATCCGCCAGGGTTTTCCCTGGGTGTTTGATAATGAAATTGCGTTCGTCAAATATACGGACGGTGCGGGCAGCTTTCAGCACGAACTGAAAGACTGCAGCGTTGCGGACGGTACGCCCGTTGAAGTATATTCAAAAAGCGGTCAATTTTTGGGAACCGGCATCATAAACCGCGCTTCTAAAATAACCGTACGTATTCTGACTCCGCTCAAACCCGAAACCGTATTCGGTGAGTCGTGCGACGCGCTCAAGCGTGAAACGCTGCACGGCGAACGTTCCCGTACGTTCATTCTCGAACGCGTCGAGTCGGCGTTTCAGGCGCGCTTTTTCTTCTATAATAAAAACGATTCCTACCGGCTTGTGTTTGCCGAAGCGGATTTGATTCCCGGCCTGATCGCGGAGCGGTATTGCGACGAAACCGGCCGCGTGTTTCTCGTCGTCCAGTTTTTGAGTTTGTCCGCAGAAGTGTTCCGTGACGAAATAATCGACGCGCTCAGAACGGTGTGCCGCCCGTTCGGCATATACGAGCGCAGCGACGCCGCCGTGCGCGAGCTTGAAGGTCTCGAGCAGAAAAAAGGCTGGATCGGTGCCGAGCATAATCCGATCATTACGATAAAAGAAAACGGCGTCTATCTGACCGTTGACCTCGAAAACGGTCAGAAAACCGGTTATTTCCTTGACCAAAAAGACAATCGCCGCGTCGTCGCGTCGCTTGCAAAAGGGCGGCGCGTGCTCGACACGTTCACGCATACCGGTGCGTTCGGTCTGAACGCGGTCGCCGGCGGTGCGAGCGAAGTTGTCTCCGTCGATATTTCCGCGGAAGCCGTTTCCCTGGTGGAATCGAACATCGAACGCAACAAAGCGGGCCACGTGATGAAGGCGGTGTGCGCCGACGTGTTCGACCTGCTCAAACAGTATGAAAGCGAAGGGCGGCAGTTCGATTTGATAATCCTCGATCCGCCGGCGTTTGCCAAAAGCGCCGCAAAAATCGAAAAAGCGTACGGCGGCTATAAGGAAATAAATTTGCGCGCCATGAAGCTGCTTACGCCCGGCGGAATCCTCGTGTCGTGTTCGTGTTCACACTTCTTCGATCACACGGTGTTTTACGATATGATCATGCACGCGGCAGCCGACGCGCACCGGCGCGTACAGATTTTTGCAAAACGCGGCGCGGGTCCCGATCATCCGGTACTCGCAGGGTATCCGAAATCCGAATACCTCAAATGCGCGCTCATGCGGGTACTGTAA